The Vanacampus margaritifer isolate UIUO_Vmar chromosome 20, RoL_Vmar_1.0, whole genome shotgun sequence genome contains the following window.
gagagaaaaaaaaaaaaagtaattcagtGTCGTAAACACTAGTGCCCTGGATTGTCTGCAGTTTCACATCCTCGCTCGTTTTTGGCGACACCCGGTGGACAATAGCAGCACTATACTTAGGAACAGCAGCAATGAGCTCATGCAGTCAAATATCCagtcatcatttatttttgttactttaaatACGAACCAATATacaaaacaaactctttttgacAAAAGTAATATTCTTGTAGAAAAGCAATAAATAGAAATTGTCACGAGAACTCTGGTGGGACGTGATCAGTTGGTGTTCCACATGGACATATCCGGAGGACACTTCAACTTGTTCTAAATGGAAGATAAACAGAAGGTGTGGCAAATTAGCACAATTGCACATTTAGTGAACtattttttataaacttttCTGTAGCGCAGAtttattttgggttgttttacagGAGAGCCCAAATGTAGAATGACACGCCTTCAGCGTTCTTCCATGGAAGAGACATTGAAGTTATTTAAAGGTTTACAATTGCACAATGAGGTTAGGGTCACTATACGTAGAATAGTACTAGTAGTAgtcatttacatttaattaattaattgactaTGACGTTCCATATGAGATGTTAGGCAATGAGACTTTTGTGAAATGATTTGCTTTGATGGTAACGAGAGCTGATTTTGTTTGCGTGTGAGGAAGCGTTGACGCAAGATTCTCGGTTTCCTTTTAACGCGCGGTGGGAACgtccttcttctttttgtgcTCGTAACATTCCGACTGTCACTTGAGATGTCACAACCACTTTGGGCAGCccgtcttcatcctcctccgAACATACAAAAACTGCCTTTGAACTCTTTACATGTGGGAAAAGGAGCACATGCGGCGCAGTTTTACTGGCACTCACTTTATTCCATAAAACACTGTGACCGTTTTTAGAAGATAAGACGTTACGTTAGCAGACTGTTCCTGACTGCACTTTTTATGGCGGGAGGATCCTTTTAATTCAGTTCACATTCAATCCAGATTGTGCCCTTGGAAGACATTTCATTGCTGCGTGAAAAAGTGACTTTTAGCAGTCAAACATACTTCAGCTTCATTGTGGTCAATCGTAAACATCGATTTGGATGCAACATGATTTTCCTTTCGCTATTCAAGTTAAGATGGCACTTGAGTGAAAACAAGATGGAGGTTTTTTTGGTCTCATTGTGGGTGGCTCTGTGGTGTcttatggagagaaaaaaaacagggagCCATTTTTTCAACTAAGagtattttcaaaatcaacATCAATTTTCAAGCCTACATGATGTTGATTTTTGGATGCCATTTTATAAAAGCGAGCTGGAAACTCACACTTGGCTTCCGCTGCAACAAATCGCCAGTCACGGCTGACAAGCAAAAAGGCCAAAGTCGTGGTTGGTGATGAGGCAGAAAGGTCACGGGCGAGGAGGGTTGGAAAACGGACGGTCGTTAGCGAATCTTGGCAATCTGGCAATGAGTCAGTCGTCAGGAGAGCCTGAAATAGTTGAGACGAGTGGAGGGCGGAAACCGCTGGGCGAGTGCAAAAAGTGACTAATCAACAGATTGAGAGACTCAACAAGTTCCGATTCCATCTGGACgacttttgtttgattttgtttctcaAGCCCTTTTCTACCTCAAGCCTACGACGGCATGTTTTGCAacccatgatttaaaaaaaaaacaacaacattctttACCAATACAAAGATACTTCTGGTGTCCCACAGGAGTCGATATTGGGGCCCCAGCTGTTCCAATTgatattaaaactcattcaaacccaaaaacatgtaaataagttttttaatactttgtccttcattcCTCAAAAcgtatgtatacattttttttatgcaagagttAACAGAAGCTtctaaagcaatggtagttattacaaaaacggccagaaggtggcagcagagtatgcgAGTAGTGTTGAAACGCGCTCACCTTGTCCATCTTGTCTTTGAGCCACTTGGCCGCAGGACTGACGCACCACTGTTTGCCACTCTTGGTTACGATGCTACAAAAGAGTTCAATTATTGCTTCAGGGGTGAATTTGGGAACACCCACGCTGAGTTCCAGGGACGATCCTGATCAAAAGACGCCTCCTGCGATGTtgcgtttgtgtttttgtttgtgtgtgtagctTACAGGAAGGCGTGCTGCTTGCAGTCCTCCCGTGGTTTTTGCTCAAAGCACCGCTTGATTCTGGGAAGCCTCCTGTAGCCGACGCTGCCGCAGCATGACAGTCGCACGTCCGGAACGTTGGAttccactgcaaaaaaaaatttatacatCTGCAGTGTTGCACTCTAAAAAAGGATGGTCtaaaattctctttttagtCATAAGTTGGTTCAACAGTTCTCCTTTGAGAGTGTGGGCCTTGCATTTGGTTCCTTGGCTTACAAAAATGCGGTATCGCGGCACATAACGGCCTCATTCATCATCTGGAGCAATGCGCCATCAATTTATTCAATaacatgactgaaaaaaaatgcatcaaattaCCAAAGAGGCTGATTATTAAATGTACAGACGGTTACAGATGTGTTTTGCTTGTCAAACTTGACGAACCAATCAGAGGCTCCGACCGACCATTCAGCATCTCAACAGAGATGCTAACTATTACGCGTGTTAATGTGTGTAGCTCCctaaaaattgattttccttgTCAAACTTGGCTGCAACGTTTTGCGCCGAACAACCAATCAGGTAACAGAAAAATTCTGATGTCATCAAAGGCCTGTGAGGATGAATTTGAACTcggattggttaaagaaacagtTGCTAGCACATTGCTAATAATAGTTTTAAGTTACATGGGTTAGCGCTACTTTTAATTCCGAAAGATCCGGGGGCAGATTAgcttgacatggcaacacaggctggaatctgattggacaagAACAAATAAAGAGAATAGCCTgctgttgggggaaaaaaaacgaaattaGTTTAATTGAGCAAATATTAGAATTTAGCCTGTGCATCTGATATTTTTAGATCAACAGAAAGGTCCAACCTGCCATTGCCGGTTTGTGTGACAGATGTACCTTGTATCAGCACAAGTCCCAGGGTAAGGAGGAAAATCCAACATCTGGTCTCGAGAGTGGTCCACATCGTCGAACGCCACCAAGATGGACTACTGGATGTGATGGAAGCCTGACGCGTGTCATCCTTATGTACTGCGATGGCACGCGGCAAAATAGGAAGCATGTGCAGCGTGCACATGTGtgtgaaaatggaaaatatcaATTGGCAGTCAGAAAGAGGCTCGGAAGCTGCCGGAGTTTGGCATCATCGTGCCCATATAtgctgaaatgtttattttagtacCGTGTGTGACTCAGGGGGAATCACGGGTCATAATGATCATAAAAACATTGCtgaaaacaccccaaaaatagGAATTAGTCACGGCCAAGGAAGGAAGCTGTGTCCTAAATATTAACAGGAGTATTACAATCATCTGTCCATTTTCTATTATCCTCAATAAGGTTGTAGGGGAGCCAGGATTCGAACCAACAACCCGCACTGTGAGGCAAACATGCTAATTGCTTTTCACTGTCTTCTGATGAGTGTATTGATAATATCTGACTATGTGCTAACTCGGTTTGTGCCAAAATATTAATACTGGCTAGAATAGCTAAATTTGAGGTAAACCACATatctgtcaaataaataaagtatatgCCATATAAATCAAGGTTTTATTGAAGccataaaattgcaaaatgacCAAATGTGGTTACCCTATTCAAGTCATCACTGGCTCAAAATATACTTATGACTTCTGCAAATATCACAACTTTGTCTTTatatgagatttatttttcatttcaaacttctttaaaatgttacatggtaaaaataataaaggtaGCTATTCCCGTTCTATGAGGTAGTAACGGGAGTTAACTTGCAATATCAAAAAGATacaaagaagaataaaaagaaaagggcTGATAGACTCAATTAATTTCcgtggtaaaaaaaacattttaaatatattttttaagaaacttCATATCTTTATcagagattaaaaaataaatctttatcagagatttttttttgttttatctatCAGAGAATTTTCATTCATACAACTTCGTGACGTCATCGTACGTCACAACCGTCCTCGCgagatttgcaccacagcacCCCCATGTGGACGTGTGTGGGAAAGGAGACGGGCGGTATGAGGAATACGCCGCTGCTAGCTGTAGCATCCAACACAAACACGGACTAAAAATCCCGTTTTCTTCGCCGCTGGCTCCACCGAGGCTCTGAGAGGATTTTATCTGGGCTCCAAACTTCCTTCAGGACGCCTCAAGCCCACCGAGGGGAACGACGGGAAGAATTGAGCCCCGCTGACAACCGTGCGGAGCCCCGGCGGCCTGCTCCTCCAGCCCGCTTTCTGGTGTAGCGCAGGCGGCTAGCGCGGTCACGAGAGCCCGAGGCTTCCGCTGCTCGCACTTTTTTCGGCCCCAACCGAACCGGAGGAGCCGCGAAATTCTTCCTTGACGGACCCTAACTCTAACCGGGGGCAACTGCTAGCTCGTCGGCGGCCAGGCGGTGCTCCTACTGCCGAAGGAAAGCTTGTTGGCGACGCCGCGGCCTTCTGGTTTGTTGTGCGCCGCCATGAATCTCGGCGAACAATAACAAGACGCGGAAGCCGACCGGTCCGGTACCCAGACCGCCTTACATGACACCGGCACGACGGCCGCTTTTCAAACCGAGACCGGCACGCACTCCGACTATGGAAGTATCGCGGGGCACCCGCAGCAAACCGGGTCATTTTTTTCACCAAAGCCCCCGTGTGAGAGCCCCGGCCGAGCGGCTCTGAAGCGACGTTCGGACTCCCGTCCGCACACTATGCTCCACCGAACCAGGACCCACTTGTGAACAATTCTGCACCGAGGATGGATACGGGATGGGACTGAGGAAAACGCGATTAAGACCCGGACCCTCTATGTTGTCGTCAGAGCCCCCAGAGTCCATTCAGCGCGTGTCGTGTTTGTGTTTCCCGGACACTTTGTTGCTGCTTTGAACGCATCGGAGTTTCGGAACCGAGCGGACCGGCTCGCCGGGTCAGGCCGCTGCGATGAACCCGGTGAACGCGACGTCGCTCTACGTGTCGGCGAGCCGCTCGGTGCTGCAGTGCGACCCCCGAGACCCCCGCGCCCTGGCCGAACTGTGCAAGCTGCTGCCCTTCTTCCGGCAGTCCGTGTCCTGCTTGGTCTGCGGTGAGTCAGTGACCGACCGAGCGCTACAATCGCGTCCAAACGCATGCACGAAggttttcaaatgtgttttgttttcatcactGACGGACTGACTGGTGTGCTTTGCGTGCTTGTTGTCAGCAGCCATGCGAGCGTTTTGGATGATGCCGCGTTCAAGTGCTGTCGGAAGAACCAAATGTCATCATTCACAATTGAGTCGCAATGTAACGTCGTCGCTCATTATATTACTTTGAATCACGTAGTGTGTCCAGGCTCTGACGTATAACTTCCGCTATTTGATATTCATTGAAATTTTGCCATCTTGCAGATAACGTCATGAGTTTAATATTTATTACCGTcgtcaaaaaaattattgttttcaacatgttttgcaCGTCAGCAATTCAATCGTGAGGAAAAAATGATGACATATTCCTCTTGGTGGCACGTGATtccgttttttttccagggGTAGTGAACGCATCTTACAGCATCACGACACACCCCCTTTGTGCTCTTGTGCACTCTCCTTTGGAATTCTGTGGGACTTAAGcacaattcatttttaatggttaaaaaaacatacaaaaatagcTGCTCAGGTAAATGTAAAGCCATACATCATAGTACtggttgtgttttattttttcttgcatGTTGTCATGTCTGccttgagagagaaaaaaaactttctatACATTGAAGACTTTAAAATGGCCATTGAAGACTAGTTGAACTGTAATCacttgttgtttattttgggcATATGTTCCAGGAACATGATATAGATGGAGACCATATAATTTTCTAAAAAAGAGTTTTTAATCTAcacttataaaaataaaaataaacatctttgCACCTGTTCTCACTGTCAAGAATTAGGATAACATCcttcacactgtaaaaaattcttaaaaacatataattttcaaaaaaaaaaaagtttttaatctacacttataaaaataaaaaaaacatctttgcaCCTGTTCTCACTGTCAAGAATTAGGATAACATCcttcacactgtaaaaaaaatcttaaaaacaaacaagtattTAAAATCTGTGCTATAATGGGTGCACATtgcataaaaaatgaatatatggATGTTATCATTAGACCCCTTCCCCGCTGTCGTTCATATTTAGCCTCCTCATTGTGAATGAATGATCAATATGACCCATACAAGGAGCGGTCGCCCTCATCAATGGGCCTTCATCCTTTTTCCTGTCTGCAGCTGCAGACCTCAGCGGCCAGCGTTGCTAAGGAAGCGGCGCTCAAAGAGCGCTTGTGGCCGCCgaatataaataaacacacttGAGGGCAGCTGTGAGGGGGCAGGAAGGAGGAAAAGTTCATCAATTCCCGACATAATGCCAACCCAGGAAAGCGACACCAAAAAGAAAAGGAGGCGGGCGAGAAGGAGGCATTGATAAGACGAGACGCAATTTGGAAAGATTTTGGTTAGTGAGGAGAAGACGGTTTTGGGTTATGCTGAGTTGTCACACATGCAGTGGATTTATTGCAATTTGCGTTGGGAAAAAAATCGGATTAATCGTTTGAATTTGTTTTCCTCTTTGCTAATAGACATCAAATTGTCTACTTATACTTCAAAAGGTTGCCTATGGATGACGGCAAAGCTCGACACAACGGTCAAtaattcacttcaacatagttacTAAGTAACACCCCATAATGCCACGAGATGACAAGAGGCCACTAGTTGGTGCCAAGGCACTACTTTTATGTTAGACTGGGCTTTCATCTGAGCATAATAATGGCGGATAGTTtccaaataaactttttttttcttgtggctGGAAGGGATTAAcgacatttaaatgaatttcaaaagGGAACACtgagtaaataaataagcaagcTTGGTcaggaaacaaacaaatgtgtgttccggagatagaccgattatcggcgccaCAACTCGGCGTTTTTATGACCATTGGCCTTCTTTCAGAATCTGACAGCCGATGAAAGATATACGATTTAAAACTGTTAAATGTCTTAAAGATGTAGGAactatttaaatgtttattgaacCTGACCCTGGAAAGTCTCAGCATCTTTTGTTGTTATTTGGAAGTCAAATAAAGATACATTGATTTACTTTCAAAAAcaatagttgttgttgtttttactttttaaggTATCCCTAAATTTTTTGTTggaattttaacacaaaaatgtcctgtcttaagatttttttatttatttttttgcacaaatcaaataaataattcattcaaCATATGCTTTAGGACATttttgacaccaatattttttatCTCTAGTAATTGTGTTTTCTGTCATTTTCTGTCCTGCATCTTGCGGCGCAGGCAACCTGCTGCAGGACCCCATGGCGCCCACCGACTCGTCGTGTCAGCATTACGTGTGCCGCGGGTGCAAAGGTCAACGGATGCAGCTGAAGCCGTCGTGCAGCTGGTGCAAGGACTACTCGCGTTTCCAGGAGAACCGGCAGCTGTCCCTGCTGGTGCGCTGCTATCGCAAGCTGTGCCTGTACATCACGCACTCGCCGCTCGCCGCGCacatcgccgccgccgccgccgactcGCCCGACCTCCAGGCCGTCCTCAACGAGGGCCTCCGGCTGGCCGAGAATGAGCTTGAACCCGAGCCCGACGCCGTCGAAGCGGAAGCGCCGGCGGAGGACGCGCCGCATCCCGACGAGGTCgacgaggaggacgacgagGCGGTCGGCGTCAACGGGCTGCACGATTGTAACGGACTAGCCGCCTCGCTGGACTCGGGCCGAGCGCTCGTCAAGCAGGAGGACTTTTGCGAGGAGATGCCGGCGGTGGGCGGGGCGGGCCTTTGCGACGTGTCCTGCTTCGGCGACGAGTTCAAGCATGGCGGGGGGCCGCTGCTGTTGAGCGTGGAGGAAGTTCTACGGACTCTGGACACGGACACCGAGCCCGACGACCCCCCCACGCCGCTGTCCGTCAACGGGCCTCTCTGCCCCGCCCTCCCCCTGGAGAGCAGCTGTCACCCCTTCCGCCCTCACCCGCAGCCCCCTCCTCAATCCCCCACCGCCGTCCCCCGAGGACCCCCTCGCTGCCACCGCAAACGCTCCCGCTCGGAAAGCGACAGTGAGAAGGTGCGGCCCCTCCCCATCGACAGCCTCCTGCGGGGACCCCCGCCTGACGGCGGCCCCCACTGCCCTCGCCTGGGCGCCACCCCCGTGTACGACTTCCCCTCCGCCACGCCCCACTTCCACATGGCGCCCGTGCCCAACGGCGGGCCCCCCAAGGTGGGCAAGGGCCCCCTGGGGTCCGGCAAGCCGCCCAAAAAGACGGGGGAGCACCACGGGGGCCCCAAGAAGGCCAAGGCCCGGGCCCCCAAACCCCGCTCGCAGGCCCGCGGGCCCCCCCACTCTCACGCTCGCCCGCTCAGTCACCCCCCCAGCCCCTCCAAGCCGCTGTACAAAAAGCCCGTGGAGAAGAAAGGCTGCAAGTGCGGCCGCGCCACACAGAACCCGTCGGTGCTCACCTGCAGGGGGCAGCGTTGTCCGTGCTACTCCAATCGCAAGGTGAGGAGCTTTATCAGACTTTATTCGTATGAAGCCATTGTTATATAATGATCAAAAGGAAATAGAGCAGGGTAggagtattttcatttttatttcattttgtttgatgTGTTTTGATTTCACTGCGTGCATGTTTGAAATCAAGATTTCAGTCAGACGATAgtacttttacattttacatcaaCATGCTTGGTCAcatttcaatgttttaaaaCACTTTCGAAAGTATTCCTTAGCACGGTGCTGCCAACCATGTTGTGGCACAATGTGGTACTACACCTGAGGCGCACAACTTTTCATTTGTCGTTCTTGCATGAAAATGAGTGCTTCAAAATCATACATCAAATTCATACAAAATATatctaaaatgtcatttgttatttttttgtgtgtgtcgcaGGCGTGCCAGGAGTGCATCTGCCGCGGCTGCCAGAACTCGTACATGGCGAACGGCGAGAAGAAGCTGGAGGCCTTCGCCGTGCCCGAGAAGGCCCTGGAGCAGACGCGCCTGACGCTGGGCATCAACCTCACCAgcatcgccgccgccgccctccgGGGCCCGCCCGGCGGCCCCCCCGGCGCCGCCCTGCTCAACGTAGCCGCCGCCACGGGCTCGCCGGTCGCCACCGCCTTCCTGTCGGCGGCGGGCCACGACGGCCGGGCCTTTGACGACTCGTTGGAGATGCACTTTGACTGTTGACTCTCCGCCTCGCACCCGGGACGCGGCGCCTCCGTTGCTTTAGCGTCGTCACACATTTGTTGGTCGCGCCGTTCGCttcgtcgtcgtcatcactgaCAGTTGTAATTTATAACGaggatttttttgtatgtgaagCAGCCACGTGGGGGACATCTTAGCCAGGATCTATTTTATTAATGAAGCGGCGTGGACACGGTGGAGTAGTGGTTTAGCACTTCTGCCTTtcagttctgaggttctgggttcaaatctgggttcctgtgtggagttttacGTGTTCTCCTCCAACATGTTAAATGAATTGAAGACAAAGCTGTCCGTTGGTGTGAATGGGAGTCAGAATGCTTGTTTGAACCCGAGTCCAAGTCACTTGATTTTGAGTATTTGCCCTTGCCAAGTCCTGATCCGATACATCGCGTAAAAAACAACTATTATTTCATTCTAgactttaaattgaaaataatacaataaataaatcaattaaaatacatttaaaattggaCCCTTTTCATCTGAAAAATCTCATGACTCTAACGTGGCCCCAACCCGACCCAATTAGCACGTCTGCCACACATTTTTGAgtttgtgggttcaaatccaaGTTGAATTGAAGAAAAGTAATTGTCCACAGGTGCGAGTgttgagtgtgaatgcttgtgtGTTGGCACGACCCCCAACGAGGACAATAGAAAAATCACAAGATTGAAGTGCGTGTCACAGGCGCGTATATTTTTGGCGAGCGAGgcaggaagtgaaaaaaaataatgtgacaggaagtgaaaacAACCTTCCATGTGAGTTTACTGTTCATCTTCCTGGTGGAGGCGTTAGCGTGCTGGTTCGTGTTTAGGCGCTCCTCATGTCGTTGGtgtcgtttgtttgttttgtttttccctcaCCAACTTGCTGCTAAAAGGACGAGGAAGTTgatctgttttcaaatgttcgTTACGAGTTATTTATTGGGAGTTTTTTGAGGGTTGCTGTCTTAGCATTTAGTGTCTCGTGTCGTCCCCCGTCCCCCGCCCCCAAGGCTTTTGGTTCACACCCTCCCATCACCATCTCCACCCTCCTGGGGCATTTGAATACCTGTAATATAACTGTATCATATTtccacaaaaagaaagaaaatcaaacCGTTGACTGAAGTGTGACTGGGTCTTTGATGCACTTCTGCCGCTTGACCACAGATGGCAGCACTAAACATAAACAAGCATGGCACTTTAAAATCAATTTCCAAAATGAGGGAAACAAACTTTGACAAAGTAGTGATATTTTGTTATAAACTCGCAAActctttattgaacatatttaCAGATCCAACATATTTacattcatgttttatttacaaCTGAGAAGCAATATATTGATTGTTGTTAATGGTCCCTTTTAAATCTGAGTAATTAACGCTCCAACAAAGGGGATTGCGTTTGCCTATAGATGACACGAGATGGCAGCAAAGGGATGCTTTTCTTCAGAAAGCACTTAAACTCtcatcaaactttattttttgccaaCATGCCATCAAAGGGCGCCAAAACTGCAATAGGTGACTTGTTCGGCAAATCAGCAAAAATGCGGCGAGTCACTAGTTTTGCACCACAGCCGTGTCATCTTTGGTCGATGTAAAATTTATTCTTAAAGCCAAGCACACGTACGTTGACTGTTCAGAGGAATTAAGACTCAACACGCATTTAGCCGATGACAAAACTACACCAAAgagaatattttttcctgacaTTGTCAGACGAACGCTTTGACAACAGACTTTTCACAAACAATTTCAAGTGCCttttaaaaagcacaaaatgaCTCGTCGGATCATCTGATTTAATGTGGAACATTGGCGAGAAATGCTCggaacaagattaaaaaaaaaataataatgtttcaaAGCTCACATGCTGGCTTGTTTTGGCTACAAGAAGGAATTTTTATGTTAGCTAGCAGCAAGTAGTCACTTTTAGAATTTCAATTGGACTTTTCATACTATGGAAATTAATTTGAGCTTTTACATATCCTGAATATGTCCACGTACTGTACTAGTATACTTTGTCCTTACTAGTAAGACACTTAAGCGCATTTGTGGAACGACTGTCTTACTAgtaccgtttttttttcccaatacaccctcattaacattttttttatttactagttATACAGTTAGTTTGTGGTTAATTGTCATAGTAATGAGGACAAAGAACATTACTTGAACGTGGGTATAAAGGACATGGAATAAATGTGCAGCAACTTTGCATCTTTTGTTGTGTTGGGAGCCTCCTAGTGGCTGAGTTGGGTATCTTCTCCCCCCCCAATTGAAAGAAAAGCTTGTGAATCGCGGTGTCGATCACCACCTCACTTCGCGCCGTCActttactccccccccccccccccccccgcgttTATCCTTCACTCGGAACGTTTAATGTCCGGCAGGTTCCGCTTCAAAGTGCAACGGCGCCCCCGTGTGGCCTAGCTGATCAGGAAGACCCCGAAGAAGCTGCTCTTCTCGTCCATGTCCACAACGGAGGCGTTGGTCACGGTGACAAAGAGGCGGTCCCCCCTGTTGAGAAAGAAGAGCCCACCCTGGTGGGCCGAGTACAGCGAGAATTCAGAGTCCCGGGACCAGCAGGAGGTCCGGCTGGTCTTCATCAGCAGGATGGGATCCGGGTAAGTGCTCATCTGCAACAAGAGGGAGAAAAGGCTTGTAGACATTTTGGGGTTTTAATGCATTCcgtagctgttttttttctttctgatgtGCATtttcaagtgtcaaaatggccgcccccccacTAACGCATTATTAACC
Protein-coding sequences here:
- the LOC144040224 gene encoding uncharacterized protein LOC144040224 — its product is MCTLHMLPILPRAIAVHKDDTRQASITSSSPSWWRSTMWTTLETRCWIFLLTLGLVLIQVESNVPDVRLSCCGSVGYRRLPRIKRCFEQKPREDCKQHAFLIVTKSGKQWCVSPAAKWLKDKMDKNKLKCPPDMSMWNTN
- the msl2b gene encoding E3 ubiquitin-protein ligase MSL2b translates to MNPVNATSLYVSASRSVLQCDPRDPRALAELCKLLPFFRQSVSCLVCGNLLQDPMAPTDSSCQHYVCRGCKGQRMQLKPSCSWCKDYSRFQENRQLSLLVRCYRKLCLYITHSPLAAHIAAAAADSPDLQAVLNEGLRLAENELEPEPDAVEAEAPAEDAPHPDEVDEEDDEAVGVNGLHDCNGLAASLDSGRALVKQEDFCEEMPAVGGAGLCDVSCFGDEFKHGGGPLLLSVEEVLRTLDTDTEPDDPPTPLSVNGPLCPALPLESSCHPFRPHPQPPPQSPTAVPRGPPRCHRKRSRSESDSEKVRPLPIDSLLRGPPPDGGPHCPRLGATPVYDFPSATPHFHMAPVPNGGPPKVGKGPLGSGKPPKKTGEHHGGPKKAKARAPKPRSQARGPPHSHARPLSHPPSPSKPLYKKPVEKKGCKCGRATQNPSVLTCRGQRCPCYSNRKACQECICRGCQNSYMANGEKKLEAFAVPEKALEQTRLTLGINLTSIAAAALRGPPGGPPGAALLNVAAATGSPVATAFLSAAGHDGRAFDDSLEMHFDC